CAACTCTACCCTTTACCAAGTAACGTTTACGATTAAAACATAATCTTTACAATAAATGCTCTACTTAAGCCACAAATTTCAATTCCGCTCCATGTCTTTACAGGCCTTCAAAGCGGCCAATTTTCATATTAAGAgtactataaaataaaagttaaacgTCTTGGCCCCGTCGCCATTCGGTCTGGATACGTCCCACGGGGCGGGAAAAGGCTTGCCACCGCCGAGCGAGCGACCGTTCCAACTTAGTCGACTTATAACTGCCACGGCAACTTGAATATTTAGTTTAGGTGGAAATTGAGGGTTTAAATATAGACGAAAGGATGGACCTTTGTTGATCCATTTAAACGTTCAACAGTAGCTAAGAATCATTAAATGGGTcgtaatctaaattaaaatatatgaatgccTCGCGAAAtaggataaacgaattctttgcagacggaGCTGCGGGTAATAAAAGTAAATGTATACCtaattagtaataaataattttgaccaATAATAATAGtgtgagtaggtaggtacgagcgCTATTACCATCATGAGACAACAGTATTATTCGAGTTGTATCCATTTACTCTTCAAAGTACCTAGCACTAAAAAAACACAAAGTAACCGATTTAGACAAATAGTTGTAAATAACCATGTTAGCCTTTGCGCAAATTATGTCTTCGATGAGCTTGAGACAACCACTTTACAACGTAAGCGCTTAGTCAGCACTTTAAAAGTAGCCAACTGTTTAAGAAGATCTCATAAAGAATTGAAAAATTTAACAAGTCcaatataaacattaaaaaaacggGACTTGCATGCATCTCTTTAGGagttatatgaaaaaaataaaaaaaacactatcgAAAGATAGTCAATGACGGTGTAAAGCAATTGCGGGAAGCCGCCAAAACACGTAGCTCGTTCATTCGGGTCGTTACAACTCGACCAATATTAACAGACACCGTCTACCCCGACAATTTAATGGCAAATAAAGCCGATGAGGAGGAACGAGAAGTATTAGCAGAGTTCACGTTAAATTGGACGTGTAATAACTGTCTGAGCAAGTCGTTCTGACGTCGCCACATCAGCGGTTCGGGTGCAATCTTTCCAACCATTTGTGGGCAATTTCACAATGTTACCAATGTTTCCATGAACGGGCTAACATACGCTTCCTTCAAAGAGTTTTAAATCCTTTAATGTACAAATAAAGTTAAAGGGAAGATTTACGGAATCTGCTACCAAATATAAAGACATAAATAACCCACTTTATGAATAATGCATTTGTCTTATTTAAAACAGAAAAGATGCGGAGCGAGCCGAAGCACCACGCCCGCCCAAGACGTGTTCCCGTTGCCGTAAATATTCGAAATAAATCGCGTTCTTTACTTTATGTTTCAAGTACATTTATCAAAGCTCTAAGGCTGTTAATACTCAGTTTTAAACACCCCTACATGAATAATTAGATGTTACCGGGATTTACCCTGCTCCGTTATCTGTAAAACACGCGTTTTAAATTTGCAAACTCATTCCTTTCGCTTTATTGGGGATAATACGTCTTGGCTTGGATGCGATTCTGATTAATGCCTCCGAGTGAAGTTGGCGCAACTTTGTCAGAGATAGCGGAGAAAAATAAAGGGACGTGACTCGACTAATTCGCTTTTTACGACGGCGAGAGTAAAAGAGtaatttcactttttaaattatgttaaaCGGTCTAAAGAGGTTGACATCACTCGTTTTTTAATCCGAGCCATAACGGGATCCGGCAGGAAAATAGAAAAAACGAATAGCAGAATTCTTCTTTCAAATGCTTGTCAGTCGCCCTGATACTTTGTAACGTCAatttatataacattatttttggaTGATTTAGAAAATATGCAAAGTGGAGTTTTTGCTGTTATTTTCTTGGGTATGTCTGCAGACAATTTGTTGCTAATAATTCAAGTTATAACCTTTTATATTTTAACCCTTTTTGACACTTTTCAGTATTAAACTTAAGTGCTGGAGTTTTGGGTGAGGATGTTATCAAAAGAGGAACGTTCCGTTTCATGGTACGCCTTTAATTAACTATAATCATTCCTGTAATTTGGATTATTTAAATCTCTTTATGCAACGTACTTAATACTTTACAGAAACTGTCATTTGTCAAATTCGTTACCAGATCAGGGCAAAGCTATACAATGATCACTAActggttaaaaataaatctcaATTTAGTGTTAAGCTTAGTTTAGTGACGTCAAAAAAtgtggaactgtcaagcttaactGGAGTGAGGCAGCAATTGATCATTAGTGTTGAGCTTAGTGACAGGCGCTTCTATAGCCTGTAAACAGGCAGACATCCACAAAAAGATTATAGACGAGTCTTTTTTGACAGCACTGCTGGCAACTGCTGGAatattttcatgaaaataataaaaacaatctacttaacaatataataattggtaggtacttataacaaaatataaatgtaaacaactAGGTTCAGAACCACTTTAGCATTATGGATATGTGTAGTATGTGCCAGAAAAACTGTTGCATTTCCaattatattgtgtttttcGAACGACGAACCTTTCAAATCAACGCGCATAAATCCGATTTTCGTGATTCTTTTTATAATAGATCCTTAAATCTTTAAACACTTTTCcatataaataggtaaataaaaatcatcCTTATAATTACAAAGTAGGAAATGATTTGTTATTGTTACTTACTCACTTAAAAGTTGTGTTGTTcagatttattttggttttttttttagttatctctTACAAATATTGTGCCAATAATTCCAGGCATACCTTTACTATCAAGACGAGACAGTCGTCGACGGGACTGGTGCGAGGTTCCTCCAAGCAGGGGTCCTCATTCGGGCCAACTTCCTCATATCATCAGCTCTTGTCTCCTCCGTCTCTGAAGACCCTCTCAGCAAGACACTGTTGGCTCGTCTCGGTGCCGTCCACATTGATGCTAACTTCACGCTGAATGAAGATGAAGATGAACAGGAACAAGAGGTAGTCTTTATGTCGTTAATTTATAGGTTATTCGACCAAAGCGGTTggcgtcatttttagggttccggagccaaaatggcaaaaacggaacccttatagtttcgccatgtctgtctgtctgtctgtccgttcgcggctttgctcagggactatcaatgctagaaaactgtaattttgcacgaatatatatttaaactatgccgacaaaatagtagaataaaaaataaaattaaaaatttttttttcccatagacgtaaagtgggggtgattttttttctcatccaaccctatagtgtggggtatcgttgttaGGTATCgtataggtgttttaaaattataaggggtttgctaagatgatttttcaattcagtgatgtgtttgcgaaatattcaactttaaagtgcaatgtTTCATTAAGATCGAgtgtaaaatctaaaccgatgggtggaaaaaattgaaaaaattcaggatggtatatcaaacttaaaagaaaaactataacggctaagtttgcttgagaattattagtagtttaagagtaaatagcagcctaaggtacaaaatatacctaaacttggaagattccgtataaaatacgaaatccttagaaaaatattacttaactttttcgtaatggctacggaaccctattttgggcgtgtccgacacgctcttggctggtttttttataGTGTGATCagcagctggaagacgtccactgcacAAAGGCACCCTCCTTAGAAcactacaatgaacgacaactcgtcacACTGTTATCCATCGCTTGCCGGCTGTTTATAATAGTGTGTAGGGAGGTACTTCTAAATCCATAAAATGGTCCGTTTTTCCGGGCAAGTGATTAACGACTGTTTAAGGTCAGAGTGAAAAGGCTGATCAGATTTTTAATAATGATAAGTGATGAtataataagataaataataatacatcttccgcctcatctgcacttaccaACTGGCTAGATGGAGGCCAAGCGCCAGTcagctaaaaaaaagaaaaatattgtatatCTCGCCAGTGTTCATTTTGTTgctgttaataaatatcatgctATTATGTAGCTATGGGGGACGCCTATGCCCAAcactggacgtcctacggctgatatctGTATGTAAAGCTGCAGTATAACAGTTTTACCTGCCTTATACCATCGTAAAAGCATCGCAAGAAATCCTATGCATACACATACTATACAAAAATTCACTAGTGTGGGTGAAGTTCTCAGTCCGTACTGGGCTGttgtgggaactacagcccgtGGCCAGCAATAGGACGCGTGTAGGCCGAAACTTTATAACTTCTTATATCATTTGTAATTTGCAGGTCATCCAAATAATCGTCCCTCACGAACACAACCACACCCACTGGTGGGCGAGTGACATCTCCTTACTGAAGACCCTACAGCCCTTCCTGAAGACTTCAGCTGTGCAGGTCACCCAACTGTCAACGGGGAGAGACTTCAGCGACAAAAACTGCAACATCCTTGTTTTCAAAGTAATCAGTTTCTTAGGCCTTTAGAAGCATATTTCCAGATACACAGATTTTCAGATATGCATTTCGCCAAACTATAAACACGGAAATTGCCAAATACGTAACTTGCCAGGAGACTATAaagcttcctctacattcatcaatcttttcatgcatgcacatcggtttagagtactcctgacccgatcTTTCTACATACAtcgattgatgaatgtagaggaagcgagagttgtatgtaTGCCAGGaacgtagcaagtggaaggtcTCTGCCCACTCCCGTTGCGAacgaggcgtgattttatgcaTGTATGATGTAAAGCAAATTACTAGCCATAGTATAACACGCAGATTTTCAAATAGCCAGATACGCATTTTGTCAGGATGGAAATATGGAAATTATTCTGGTTACAgctaaatacaaatatttactaGGTGGCAAAAAATATGTCCCTTACATGTATGTAGTACTCGTAATAGGTAATTTGGTatatagagtgggccaaattctgtgccgctgagtataaaaATGTATTGAAGGCTTTTAAGGTATTTACTAGAAAAAATCTGATGGCACATTTTTCTAGTGACACAAGTGTGCTCATTGACtatccaatttaaaaaaaatccgtagttatactcgtattatcataagaaaaataaattaagaactAGAATGGCGTCTTATACTGGCTGACTAATTATCTATAAGCAACGTTTCCTTAACTTAGTCTGCAATTGAAATCCACAGAAAAATTTAGCTTCGGCAGTGGATGGTTTGTTCCTTACGCAACTGTCCGTGGAAATGTTGCCGGTGTCCATCGAGAACTGCGGGGACCAATTCAACGAAAACACGATGACCTGTGCCACCGACCCGCCATTATTGAGCGAAGAGAAGGCAGTAACAGATTTTTGCCAGGTAGCTTCTTACCACGGaatattattgttatgttaTTATATGTTATCTTATATAGTCGTGGTATACTAGTAGTTTGGCCCCTCAAGCAGGAGGACGTGGGTTCAAGCCGGCTCatatttcagtgttttttggaAATTACATATACGAAATTTACTATAACcgacggtgaaggaaaacctaAGGAAACCTGTACTCACCTGTGAATCGAAAACAttaatttacttaggtattccTAGCTTTTCTGATGACTCTCCTTTTTGCGtgcagttttaaaaaaatcttcacaATCTATATTTCTCATTTGATTGACACGCTGGGTTGTAGATTCCAGTTTCTCactctcattttatttttctagggAAACAGCGGCGGTCCCCTTATCTGTGATAACGACGTGATGGCATTACAAACATACATCAACGGTAACTGCAACCCTCCCCATCTTTACCAACTTCTGGCTCCATGGAGAAACTTTTTGTCTTGCGGCACGGAGGACAATTGTAATAATAGAGAAAAATGTTCAGACGTTTGCACTGTGACTTTTAAGGATGCTCCTCCTGCTACCGAGACGGTCATTAACACGACGACCATTATTCTAACTGAAGCGACATCAACTGAGATAGTTATATCAAGGTCTGAAGATAAAAACGTCTCTGATGCTTCGCCAGAAACTGTTACCCCACAATTCATGGAAGAATACATAGTTAACATAACGACTGAAGAACCACCTACCACTATCAATACCACGACTACTGTTAGCACTACCACCACTACTACTACCACTACTACTGAAGCTGAAGTTACTAACACTGAAACTCCTACCCCTACTCCTACTCAAACATCTAAGGAAACAGAGAGTTCATGGCCTCATGAGCGGGAGGTTGTTAAGAAAATACACGATATAGAAGACATTAAAGTGGAAACAGTGAGGGACCACAAAATAGAAGCGCAGCAACATAAGACGAAGCTTGTTCGTAATGTTCGTAATGTCGGCGACAAGAACACTAGTGTCGTTCACGGTCTTATTTATAGTGTGTTCTTTATGTGGCTTTGTTTAGTTTAACTTTTTATGTCCTTTTCGAGTTaatataaattttgttaaaattttgtttgcgtTCATTAGACcttaataaattttgaaaattgaaataGTTTTAAATCTAGGTACGAGTTCTATTTATCTCTCTTAGCAAAAAAGGGATAGGAAATGCTCAattgttgaaataaatattcaaggctTTCACGTCAAAAATGAGACGGTCAATCCAAATCAAGCCTCATGCAACATAGCACGAATTGTTTTCTGCCATCCCATAGGACCTATGCTATGCAGCTTTATGAGATTagtaaaaactatcttatacCTTCCCAGGATCTCACTGGGTTCATGATTCATCCCATCTAAATCATTTCACTGATTTAATCGTGAAAAAATAACAGACacaaacagttactttcgcattaaaggtcacagctcattagagccacccggcacccgaccagcaccgcctcacCTCGAGCGGTCAGTATTTTTCATATGAACTGGTAGGGGTATGCGCTCACTatatcaactccgtagcgtcactgGATCGCCTAACTCgtgaggttgccacgcgcgaaCGGCGAGTGTACCACTCGGttacagcccgctgctcgccgccatagtgacttaggaaattcgtggactatgcgaggtccactcgttgtcaacgcggcgtccacccgtggaccacctgttgACAACGAgtgctctaatgagctgtgacctttatagTAATTAGTAAAGATAAGGGTACAGTaaaggtcaaaaatatctttacactttagtaccttgtctctGTATGCCTTCTGAtaatttatacaaaagttcaaacacgaagtgaccgcgacaaggtagtaaagtgtaaagatatctttgacttcAACTGTACCAGCGACACGCGTTTACAGAGAAAGTGtttacatttcattttaatttctactctgtCGTACTATACGATTAAACTGATAAGTTCATAATGCGTAACTAAAGTAATATGTATATAGTAAAGCCGCAAAGCTAAATATTCTTAACGAGACCTTAAGTCTTCGAAACAAATTACAGGAGGCTTGTAGACTTGCAAGTTAAGTGTACTTAACCGCGACTTGCGAAAATGTAAATTGTGTCCCTTGGCGCGATCGCGTAGTTATAGGGCTGCTCCGAGATGCTTGAGAATAAGGGGTGAAATGGGGAAATCCAAAATACGAAATAAGACTTAAAAagttccattgtgacacgaaaattaaccTCACAATCGTATAGTTAATATCTGGCGTTGAGGTCTCCAACTTTTTAAACTACactcataattaaataataaataaataaataaattaaactttatttcagacgtTATTACATCCATATTTAATAGTGTTAATAATTCTTAATTAaactatatttgtttttttattcgcattgtgtttgctcaacgaaatctattttttaaggaaaatagATTTTTGGGTGGTAGTGATGGTGGGTCCTCCGGAAGGGATAAATCTGCGGATATTCGCGCCAAAGCGCATTTATCGTCGACTTTTTTTCCGAACTTCAGTTGCCGGAATTTGTGCATGGCTCAATggcaaaataacaaaaaaaagcgTTCACATGACTTTCTTGTACTTAAACTACAAATGAAGCATTCATAGTGCTTCTAAGTACATTAACAGTCTTTTGACGTCACATAGCGTTCATGGCACTTGGCATTATTGGACGCTTACATGTGTACAAAGGACTGAATGCGTTAATTAGGTAGTGTATTTTGTCGTTGGCAGCCCTGCAGTGCAGCCTGCCTGGATTAGAGACAACGGCGCCGCCACCCGATATGCTAATCACAATTACCGCTGCCCGTCGAATTAGCCACGGATCCGATATTTTAAACAACCTTCACTGGAGTTCTTGCTGACATTATTTGATAGAgcagttttaaataaatgggttaattatattttcttgCTGCCTGGGGTCTTGGACGAGAATGATAAGGTGCGTGCAAGCGTGAACGCTACGATACGAGCGATATTGTTCGAGCTTTGCGCTTAGGGTCTTTAGCTAATTTCCAATTTTTGCTCGTATTCATTTACTCCAATTTTGTTTGGGAAACTCCGTGACGTCTTTTCATCCAAAATTTCGTATTGTCTATAAAAACAAGAGATTTCAACAAAtatgtgttgccagtgatgatcTATGGCTGTTaaacgtggtccttgactgttcgCCTCTTGGAAAGGCTCAGAGTTACGTAACGAGAAATGGAGAGAGCTAGGCTCGGTCGGAGTttttttgcgcgatagaatccgaaatACGGAAATTTGCCAAAGAAGTAAAGTCATCCTCAAGTAAAAAGAAATGAAGCATTGTGACAATGGATGGGCCACATCGATCGAATCAATACATCAACAAAATTGTACTTgtttataaagttcactcagtaaaattatcgattttgagatacgaactttttttaaatagtgacgaaatataatatttaaatactttactAAGCCGACAATCTGCATACCAACAAGCAGCGAGCCAGAATAAGCCGTGGAAGACTCGTCGGTAAATACTTAAGCAAATTTGCAAGTTCGAGTTCCCGACACTTCGAGCCACCAGACTTTAAAACTCCCTAAGAACCCTAGTGTTTATTTTAGCTACTTACGTGGTATTTGCTGTTGTATTTAACAAGCTTTAGGTATTTATATGGTTActcatacgtaattaattatatttttgattgCCTCAGGTTTTATGGCAACATGgtgattaataaaataagtttctgttaaaaaaaaaaaaaatcattttttatactagcttttttcgctgactgtactttttgttgactgtacttgcattgttatttaaactgcatatccgtacagTTCCCGTGTTACGTTTCCAGTTTGCGGATTTATTGACTAGGTAGGTAGTTTCATATTATTCCAgtgttttgaatgaaaatcaaaatcaaacaacattttttttaactaggtaTTTCAGTATTTTCAAAAGCATAGTTATGATTAAATGAAAAAGGTATTATGTTTATTTCTACACTTACCCTAGGGACTCAATAACGAAAAATAATAAGTGACAacagccgtggtcacgagtagattgAAGTGTAGAATTTTAGTTTCACCCTGTTTCATTGCGCGAGTTTTTTTAACTATCCGtacatgattatttttattgtattgtggcTATCGCAACAGTAaatacagttgaaatatcgaGGTGAGAAGGGTCTGTGTACAGTTtggaacctttttataatcaatttcactatgatttctttggcagatgtatatACGGAATGTCAAAAATGACATTTAGCCTGCATTTAGCACATATGTTCCACCctggcaaaattgacctccaatggacagcgccatatttttctaaaaaacaacaacaacaacaccctGGCACGTGATTTTTGGCTCTTTGGCTgtcattattccagtaaaatcatCCAGTACAACATTGAAATATTTGAAATCAATCGAACAAACACCGCAATGTTAAT
Above is a window of Choristoneura fumiferana chromosome 2, NRCan_CFum_1, whole genome shotgun sequence DNA encoding:
- the LOC141445542 gene encoding uncharacterized protein; the protein is MQSGVFAVIFLVLNLSAGVLGEDVIKRGTFRFMAYLYYQDETVVDGTGARFLQAGVLIRANFLISSALVSSVSEDPLSKTLLARLGAVHIDANFTLNEDEDEQEQEVIQIIVPHEHNHTHWWASDISLLKTLQPFLKTSAVQVTQLSTGRDFSDKNCNILVFKKNLASAVDGLFLTQLSVEMLPVSIENCGDQFNENTMTCATDPPLLSEEKAVTDFCQGNSGGPLICDNDVMALQTYINGNCNPPHLYQLLAPWRNFLSCGTEDNCNNREKCSDVCTVTFKDAPPATETVINTTTIILTEATSTEIVISRSEDKNVSDASPETVTPQFMEEYIVNITTEEPPTTINTTTTVSTTTTTTTTTTEAEVTNTETPTPTPTQTSKETESSWPHEREVVKKIHDIEDIKVETVRDHKIEAQQHKTKLVRNVRNVGDKNTSVVHGLIYSVFFMWLCLV